TTAATGATAATCCTGATAACAGTAAATTATCTGAAGTAGcacaaaattgtttatttttgttgcaatACTTGTGCCTTTGCATGGTCTACGATTCTAATTCGATGCTATGATACATTCTGATGATATGTCTGTTTCAGGTCAAAATGCAGCATCTTTCAGAGATTTCATTCACGTTTCTGAGCAATCAAATCTGTGCCAATTGCAGACAGCCCATTACATGTGGCCCAGTTTATCTCATCAACGATTTGAGCACATTGTGTGGACGATGTCGTATGATGGTCAAGGATCATTACAGGTATCATGGTTTAAATACTCAATCATATTAAGGTTATACCGGGTGATCTGGATAAAATGCAGGGTTCACGCACTGACTAAAAGAAAAAGGATTCACCATGTTCATTTAGATTAGTTGAGATCAATTCAGGTTAGGGGTGATGGTGGGGGGGAGGAGGTAAGTGGAGGGGCAGGGGGGTGGGCACAGCGGGTAGAGATAAAAATAGAGAATCGGGTAAAAGAGGAGGAAAGTAGGAGATCTTTGATAGAAACATAGATATGGAATGGAAATAATACAGACAAAGGTACACTCAGGATAAGGGATATGagcaataaacaaaatttggtttGGGTACCTTGTGTTTCGAGAACTTAGCCTTTGAAGACCCACGTTAAtatgaacaccctgtacattcgCACTACTTGATTGTTCAAGAGCTTAATCATGAAATCAATTGGCTTGACATGATGCTCCATAGTAAAGCTCATGTCAATATTGACTTGATCTAAAGTGCCCAACGcttttttttccttcataCTGTATAAAATATCATTGACCACCTGGTATGCCCAACTTTATCATACAAATTgtaataatgataaaaaatgtgaCTAATTTGCTGATTCTCCCATTTTTGGACAGAAATTTCGCGTACGAAGCTTTAGCCCGAGCTTTCGTCTATCCCTGCAGAAACTGGAAGAAGCACTGCTTAGTTAAACTAGAATGGAACGAAAGTTTGACCCACGAAATGGAATGCGACTACAATGGATGCTGTAACCTATTGTGTTGCCATCCTGGGGCCTTTTTCAAAGGACAAAGGGAGACACCTTCTTATGGTAGGGAATGGATGATTTGGTGGTGGATAGGAATTAATACTGCCCTTACAGAACCCCGATGGACAATGGTGCCTGAAAACTTCCTGGACGAACTTGAGTGCGTGCTATGCAGAGGATACCTCAACAGCGCCCCTATTTTCCTGCAGTCCAATGGGCAAAATGTATGTCATAGATGCATCTACACTAACGGAAACCCTCCGAATTGTCGCAGAAATTATGCCTATGAGGGCTTTGCTCAAATATTCCTGTTTCCTTGCACTTACCGAAATCAAGGTATGAAGGATTTAATTGCGAGGGGTATCcttaattcaaaaaacatttcagGCTGTAAGGAAAGACTCCCTTTCGGCAAGGAAATCTGGAATCATGAAGCCCGATGTGAGTATGGTTCAAACCAACAAGAAGTGGAACAGGCTCTTCGGCAACGCCAAATAGACGAAACTCGAGCTAGCCTGAGACCTGTGCAAAATCAACCGTCCCACTTTACAAGAAACCAGCAACACCTACCAGCAACTAGCGAAAACAAACCCCATAAAGAAAAAGGTGTAGTCCAGACTCATACTGGTCACGTTTGGGCAACTATCACCCCCCAGAAAGCCCTTTTTGCACCTCCTGATGACTACACCGATCAAGCCAACAAAGACCTGTTAAAATCGCTGGCTAAAAAGCACGAGAAACAGAGGCGAAGAGCCGATGATGTTTATAACGATGTGAATGCAAGGAGGTTCTCAGATTGTGAGTCAGTTTCCACAAACGAGTCCTTCGGGCAAAAGGGCAGCGGTTTCAGCTCACCTGACCATCCAGAACCTTTCAGAAGACCTTATTATGATCGGCGGTCTCCTTTAGAATATGCCACacaaaattttgtagattCTGAAGCATCTCCACGACATACGCAGTATTCGATATTACAACCTCATCAACTGAACGACAGATTTGATTCGATCCCAAGGGATTCTTATAGGGAGAATATTAAGAGGGATAGTGCCAGGGGGAATACTTCGCTTATCAACGAGTTAAAGTTGAAGCAGGATCAGATCAAGAGGACTCATTCCATTAAAGCAGAGAAGCCTGCCAATGAGTTAGTTTATAGGCAAGGTGGGAACCTACAGGGTATTTCTGAGAATTATAGGCAATATCGGTAGACCTAaggtattattattactgttaATTTTAACCTTAGTACCACTCAATGATATTAGGTtgtttcacatgaaatgtCCGATTTTACTCGTGACTTTTAAGAGActataactttttcaaaaattattatatttcatcgaaatatgcaccattGCAATCTGcacatttttgtcatttaGTGACGAGTTTTGCAAttccattttcataaaaatcattgCTTCTACTTTGAATAAACTCCTTAAAGGCACTTTCTATAGTGGCTTGATCAAGGTACCGTTTTCCGGCGAGGAAGTTGTCtaggtgtttaaaaaagtgataatcCGTCGGTGACAAGTCCGGCGAATATCGTGGATGTGGTAGTGTTTCGTACTCTATTTCTCTGAGCTTTTCCACGGTTCTTTGCGAAACATGTGGTCGCGCG
The DNA window shown above is from Euwallacea similis isolate ESF13 chromosome 2, ESF131.1, whole genome shotgun sequence and carries:
- the LOC136419237 gene encoding uncharacterized protein isoform X1, which gives rise to MICLFQVKMQHLSEISFTFLSNQICANCRQPITCGPVYLINDLSTLCGRCRMMVKDHYRNFAYEALARAFVYPCRNWKKHCLVKLEWNESLTHEMECDYNGCCNLLCCHPGAFFKGQRETPSYEPRWTMVPENFLDELECVLCRGYLNSAPIFLQSNGQNVCHRCIYTNGNPPNCRRNYAYEGFAQIFLFPCTYRNQGCKERLPFGKEIWNHEARCEYGSNQQEVEQALRQRQIDETRASLRPVQNQPSHFTRNQQHLPATSENKPHKEKGVVQTHTGHVWATITPQKALFAPPDDYTDQANKDLLKSLAKKHEKQRRRADDVYNDVNARRFSDCESVSTNESFGQKGSGFSSPDHPEPFRRPYYDRRSPLEYATQNFVDSEASPRHTQYSILQPHQLNDRFDSIPRDSYRENIKRDSARGNTSLINELKLKQDQIKRTHSIKAEKPANELVYRQGGNLQGISENYRQYR
- the LOC136419237 gene encoding uncharacterized protein isoform X2; this translates as MQHLSEISFTFLSNQICANCRQPITCGPVYLINDLSTLCGRCRMMVKDHYRNFAYEALARAFVYPCRNWKKHCLVKLEWNESLTHEMECDYNGCCNLLCCHPGAFFKGQRETPSYEPRWTMVPENFLDELECVLCRGYLNSAPIFLQSNGQNVCHRCIYTNGNPPNCRRNYAYEGFAQIFLFPCTYRNQGCKERLPFGKEIWNHEARCEYGSNQQEVEQALRQRQIDETRASLRPVQNQPSHFTRNQQHLPATSENKPHKEKGVVQTHTGHVWATITPQKALFAPPDDYTDQANKDLLKSLAKKHEKQRRRADDVYNDVNARRFSDCESVSTNESFGQKGSGFSSPDHPEPFRRPYYDRRSPLEYATQNFVDSEASPRHTQYSILQPHQLNDRFDSIPRDSYRENIKRDSARGNTSLINELKLKQDQIKRTHSIKAEKPANELVYRQGGNLQGISENYRQYR